aaaaaaagatattgCTGGCCTGCTGTTTCCCTCCACAGCATCCCAGTTACTGAACTTTATTGCAGCTTGTTTAGAAtttgtggtgatttttttacttttcataaatTTCTAAATCCTTGAGCCTTTcaatacacacactttttgtatATCCAAGGTATAACAGGATGCTGTGATTCTAAAAGAGTTGTTCACTTGTTGGGAAAGGTAGCATTCAGCctgtgtccttgggcaacacAATGAATCAGTCCAGAGGTTACTGTACAGTCAAGTTCTGTTGAATGGTATCAATTTCCAAGTGTGTAttacaaacatattttggaTATTGTATGCTTCAACTGCACATGAATATACATCTCTTCCAGCACCAGGCAGTGTCATAAAGCTCCAGTAGACTGTGATGATGCAAATcagtttcttattttcttaaagGAAAACCCTTCCCCAGAGTTATTCAGGTGCTGTTTTGTATGCCGCAGTTGTCCCCTGAAATCTCATATCCCAAAGGCAAAGTAAACACAATCTTCTTAGAGGGACTAACTCAGATTCCCACTGTAAGGGTCTTGATACAAAGGCTGTTATCATGCAGATTGTTTGAATAAAGCCACTTCCATGTTGCTGTTTGATGCTAATTCTATTTAATCGGTCAGTACAAACAATAATTGACGATCAATAATTAAATGCAAGTAATTCACTCTGAATATCCCGATAAATATTGCGAGTCTCTAAAGAATTGTGAAATATCAGCACTAAATGCAAGAGGTGGGTAATGAGCTGACCTCGCACACTTGCTGGGCTCAGCAGCAAGCGTTTAAATAcaatcttgtgtgtgtgtgtgtgtgcgtgcatgtttatatacatttttgacaGATGTACGCCAATGCATGTTCATAagtgctgtgtgcatgtgtttgtgcgtgtgtgtatgtgagggaATGTGACTGCCTCCAGCGGTAAAAGATAATAGCctgttttcacagtaaaaagATATTTCACAAACGTGACCATAATTGTTCAATTGGTggcagttaaaaaataataactataGTGAACCACTAAAAACATACATTAATGTCAACACAGTGACAGATAATCACTAATTGACTGAATTCCTAGCTCTATAGGCTATATGCTATAATGTGGAGTGCAAGTGTATATCGTGTTGCAGTGTAATGTAAAGAGCTTTAAATATGACAACTTTGACTTCCAAATTAGAATAATTATTTCTCATATTAGTGAaagtagaaaaacagaaagccCTACATTGTCAGATTATGCCAATATGTCAGGGGATACCCTGAACTAATCAGACCTGATCAATACATCAGACCTCATTCCCCCGACATATGTAAATGAGattatttcacattattttacACAACATCATAGTTGCAtaacagcaaacagcagcaatAATGTGAATATTGCTGTTTACTGATAAAATTTTAATTCTGATGAACATTTTATTGATCGACAGGGCTCATACTGCATAAATTGCTTGTATTTAAATAATCATACTACAGAGACATAAATGATGTAACACACTGAATACTAATACTCTTGATACCAAAGATACATAAATGCATGACCTTTATATCAACTGCTCATTCTAGTTTCCATATTCAATACATTTGGCAAACATGTCACTTATAATCCCTCACAGATTTTGTAAATCTACAGGAAATGGCAACAAATTTTTGTGTCTAATTGATTCACttgattaaattaatttaagaaTTCTTGCAAAATGTTATACTGAAGTATTACCGGTGTCAATAAATCAGCATATGATACTgtcacagatatatatatatatatatatatatatatatatatatatatatatatatatatatatatatatatatatatatatatatattttgatacaTTTTGTGAAAGAGTATCCAGAACCATCACAGCGGTTCGTATCGACGATATCACTTCAGCAAACAAGCTCCTGATCCTTGCTCCCATGCAGCTGTACATGGAGGATAAATGGTGCAGCAGTAGTAAAAGCATTTAGAGGAATTTGCTGGGAAGGtttgtaaatgtcactttttggAAGAGGatgtgaaattatgtttttttgaaatcaacAAGGGACTATGGGTCTTACCTCTTACCAgccattatatatttttatctaaTTCCTTCAgcatggtgggaaaaaaatgcatctggTATTTGTTACACAAATTATTGTGCTTTGCTGCTTGTTAAATTCCAGAAGTGCACACTCACACCAGACACACTTCTAAATGggatttgtatttgtgttgtcaGAGGATTGCTGGGGCAGCTTGAGGCTGGTTGTTTATAGTCTTGTAAAAGGGAACCGCAGttgaaatgtctgttttctAATGGAGAGACAAGATTGTAAGGTAGTgcagaagagtaaaaaaaaataaagaaagggaGCGACAACGACTTGCATACTGTGAGCAGCAAATAAAGCGTGAATGCACATGAACAAACTCAACCGTGAAGGTGAATATCGGTAGGTGGGGACCAGATTGAACTTCTCACTggtcaaagaaaaaatagatcATCTTGTGAAGgatagctacacacacacacatccctacCTCAGCATCAACTCTACTACTATGACCTGTAGCAGCTCCGAGGGCCAATTTCCAATGTAAATTAGCTGTCTCTCCGCCGAACAGGTCTGAAATGACATTACTCATGCAGATATTGTGAAATCAGCCATTAGCGGCAGAAACCTCATGAAAGGTTGTTAGGGTCTGGACTGGAATACTAATAAGGAGAGAACTTCACTGCTGAAGCAAAGGGCAGGGACTTCAGTGGCCAATGGTGACCAACtaacaattataataaacaTCTTGAATCCATTCACTGCATTATACTTTAACCCTGcctaagtatgtgtgtgtgtttgtatcagggctgttgctgcagaaaaaaacacaacaaaattaCATTCTGATCAATTTGCTCTGTCTGATACAGTATGAACATAACAGAAAATAGAAACTACACAGGGAAGGCAGACAGAGGACCACTTTTAAAACAGTCGCCAAGCTAACAGATGTGTCATTTGGCTTGTGAATCTAAGTGTAGAGAATctgggcaacacacacacggaggctgTATTCTGTGTTACTGTTGCTATTGCTATTGGAACTGAGCATTGAGGAGATTGTGTGATTGTAAGTTATCCCCAGTGACTCAAAATTAATTATGAAATGGACAGTACACAATACAGTGGTGTTTATGAAAGTAATTGTAGTATATGTGATATGTACAAAGGGATTTTCTCGTACTTTGTTGTCAAAGACATAGGTACACCCTTGCATTATTGCAATGTCGGATTAAGTaaatttttgactttttccactATCGCTATTGACTCTGCCAGTAGGTAAAATCTGtggtaataaaaatatataaatataataatagaaCAAGGTAAAAATACTCATTGTCATATGTCACAGCATTGTATATTAGTGGATTGTTATTAATGAAGCATTAATGCATATAAATAATTTTTGAGGTGATTCACATAGTGCTAGTTTGACttcagttcttcttcttttttttacttacatttGATTGGCTCcatgaaatttaaattcaaaaactAATAcaattttgtgttcatttgcatCTAGTGGAGTGAAAGTTACAATATTCCAAATAtcccacaaaaaaatacattaacacAATTAAGCACCTCAAAATTGTACACAGGTATagtgtattcatttttaaaacatcttcTCCACTGGAGAGCACATTATCATTTGTTCGTCTATTTCCTCTGGAGATGATATGCACGATGTGATatggagtttgtttgtttgtgtgtgtgtgtgtgtgtgcgtgcgtgcgtgcatgcgtccgtgcgtgcgtgcatgcgtgtgtgcgtgcgtgcgtctgtgtgtgtgtttgtgtgtgtgtgtgtgtgtgtgtgtgcgcgtgtgcgtgtgcgcttcGTGGTGTGAGTGCAGACCTGGGATTATCAGACCTGATAGGTTGGGTAGCTGCTGCAGAGTCTGGCATGAGTGCATGTGTACGTGTGGACATTTGGAGCACCATGCTAAATATGTCCACTCATCTCTAGTGTCACCAGAAGCCCCAGGCTCACACCATGACGTTAATAGTTTGACAGGCCCCACTGCTCTTCTCtcattccctccctccatctgctcctctctcttcttccttctggCTCTTCccctgtttctttctttttacctATCACTTTGTGGCGcttactcactctctctccctctccctccctctctctcattttgtctTAGTGCCTTTGGACGAATAAGGGCCTCAGCCTTCATATAACTTACGTGgaacaaagttttaaaaagaacaagagtCATCCTTTTTAACTATTTAAGTTGTGAGCAAGCGGGTAAACATTGGCAAACCAATACCtttttataaatgttaataCACTGCTGGTCTAATAAGATGCAAACAACTTATGTTTCTCTTCCCTCTACTCAAAGAATGGAGGAGACAGCATTACCCTGAGCTTCCTTTTTGGATGTCTTGCCTCTTTACCCTGTCATATCTCAACGGGTGAAACCGACCACCTATGATGGGACATCCTTTTCCCCACTTGTATCCACCATCTTATTCTTTGCTTAGAATTTTCAGAAACATGCACTGTGTGAAGACGGTTTGCAAGTAGAAACTGCTTTGTCGAAAGGTTTAACAAGAAAAAGGTTGGAAACCTAGTGTGATTGCTGGTGCGTGTGTCCAAACATTGGGCCTTGGGTTGCTGTAACACAAACCAACACCTAgtggaactgtgtgtgtttcaccaaGTCATGACTTTGGATGGGATGTAAATGGAAGCAGAGCCCAGTGTTGGGTATATTGACAGTAGTTCTCATTGCTATAAAGGACAGAACCTCACAAATATAATTCCAATATACTGTGtattacatgcacacacagttcagAAATAATAGTAAATTAAATCTCTGTACAGAGAAAAAGTTTACTCCATATATCACCATATTGTGTAGGTGCTGGTTTtaagtgtttgtctttttaaaatagtAGTGCTCAAACTCTGAACTATGATGGATATATCTTGTAATGCAGAGGGTGGTAACAAAAAAAGCCTTGATTAAATTTGTCATCAAATATCAGTAATTATGGTTGGCAGTGATTACTTTGCATGTGTATTAGTTGTAAGGATAATGCGAACATAAAACTCAGTTGCtgtgaaatttgtattttggACAAGGATGTTGACACAGTCTTCTATGCTTGACTTGAGTAATACTGATGGTGATGGCAACCTGGAGTGGTGTTCAACTGCCAGGAGACCACTCACCATTAAGTCAGTTGCATTAGTCATGCACCAGGCCACTTACTGCCAAGTTTCCAGTCAGAATTAATCCAGTCGCCAAGTCATCCTCCAGCAGTGCTAAACCACTGGCACAATTTTCAGACAAATGTCTGATTGCATGAAATAAGgagtgatgacattttatttcctaAAGGTTCTTCAAAAACACCTTTCTAGCTAATATCGAACACCATAACTCTGGAACAGAGGGGTTGTTGGGAACCATATTTCCTGCCACTTGTCACATTGGCAGAGGCACACAATGATTTTGCAAGAGTTACTTATTCCCCTGCTTTAATTTTCTTCTTGTGTCATAGAAAAGGTGATTTTTAGTGTTTCTAAGCTCTTGTTCTgcctaaaatatttcaaaaataaatatttatgtgcTCTACGTACGTCTATGTAATAAAATCCACAGTGGTAAtggtactttcactttcaaagcTAAGAGCAGTTTTCCACCACGGTTTCCAATTCAAAATTCAGAACCATTGGTATGTGGAGcagaatgtgtaaaaaaaaattttttaaaaaaaggtgtaattttttagtttaattaatttcatttttatgcagTTCAGTAAAGTTGGACATTGTATCAAACTGTCTCAGCAATTCaaacctttgtttttaaatcgcGGCCCAGCTAAAGATTATCCTTGATGGAAGTGTTAATTTGTTATTATTCAGCCTTGGCTGAGTGGACACCAGGCTCAGGATGTCATCTAACGCTATGGCACCCTATTTCTATCAGGCCATATCACTGCCAAGAAATGTTCTTCACTTCAAGTCAGGATGCTCACTGGCTGGTGACTTATGCCGTGGAGAAGTGTGTTTCCTGATTTCCAGATGAGCAATGATCACACACATCACCAATATGTGATGCACACGTAATATGTATCACATATTGGTCAGTGAAGTGAGCCAAGCGACAAGTCAAGGGAAGTCTAGGCCACTGGGCTGAGCAATGAACAACAAGCCTAAAAGCACAACCACgagcacacacattcacactgtgaGCTGTATTGTGAGTTATAATGATGAGTGAGGGTGTGACTGATTGAGGCTTCATCCTAAATTTGTCCACAGTGTGAATAATGGTACTGGAAGTTGTCCAAGcttcctgttttcttgtttttcacatAACCTTCTTCTCTCCTGATACTGATACTAATTgtttactttatatatatatatatatatatatatatatatatctcctcGGCAATCCCTAattttaatgttgcattttCATATATTGCGTAAGAGGACAAAATAGTGGCATTGTTGCAATTGAATTAGGTGTGCTTTATTGTAGTTCATGACTCATTAATAACTATCTAACTATCCAATACTATGGCAACTACACTTTAAAGAAAATCTGAGATACTGTGTGTCAGTGGACACaatgatcaataaaaaaattaataacctttgatttactttttcttAGGTAAGTGTGATGTCAAATGATCACAATTAATACAGTGTTCACTGAAGCATTCACAAGggtttaatttaaaataaatattaaccaGATATAAAAGGTCATCTGGAAGAAAGTTAACCCAGACACTGTACACAACTCTCAATAAGGCAaacattatattaaattataattaaaacagGTCTTCAATTGATGTATTTCCTCTACTGTATCATATCAGAAATATGATTTCAAGATTAACTAtgaaatcaaacatgtttgCAACATTGCCATATTCAAATCCCaaccaaattaattaaaaacaaaaaaaataatcttgagTATAACATGTATACATGTAGGTACAAAAGTAGAACATGTATTTCAATAATCACTGGAGCTATAGCCtaagtggaataaaaaaaaactaacaacagATGTACACAATGTTATTGATAATAACATTGATTGGGACAGTGAGTTACTTTACTCCATAAATGTCAGatgaaattgttattatttacaaactatcaaaactatttttctttttacaaatggATATGAATGTTCTAGACAATCACagttaattataataatacagtatataaacacaacaaataacattttattaaattattatatttagaaTACTGTAACAACTTCATGCAAGCCTAGATATCCATTAAGACTTAGAGGGctaaattaaaatctaaaaatcatCAATAAGCTATGTAACtatctttgttttcatgaatgaaatcTCCTCCTCACAAATAAAAGGGAGCTGGTGCGAACAGTTTACATCACCCCACGTGTGGTCTGTCGTGTAGATGGCGCCACAGTTGTTCGACAGCGGCATCTCAGGCTGTTTGCCATTCTTCCAGTTACTGTACGTCACTGTCCTGTCACTCCAAATCCAGAACCCAAAGACACGACTCTGCCTTAGACCGATCCAGAATGGACCACCCCCGTCTGTGTAATTTAACCGTTGATGGACAGCCCTCTGATCATTCGCATCCTCAATCCTCAGTAGGCCTGTGTGGTTGGCCTCGCAGTAGTCAAGGGCTTGTTCCCAAGTTAAATTTTCCCTGATGACTATGATTCTCACATGACCTGGAAACCAGGTGAAAGACAGATGTAAGATTTGCATGAGATAACATATCTTAAACCACGTCTGTATGATATTGGACATTcgatgtgttcatgtttctctGTCGTGCAAAGTTTCCCGAGGGCTATTTATATAACTTTTCTAATACAGTGTATTCTTCGAAAAGGGTCACATTTTTAGTCGTGATAGCGACATCCGTTGTGGCTCTTACAGGGTGACACCGTGGCTGCAGATTTTCATTATCACCCAAAAGAATTTCAAAAATTTAAAGATACTATTCTATTATCAGCGGTGACAGTAAGATTCAGTGTCTTATCCTTGCAATAAGGTGGCAACTTAGGTCCCAGCCCATCTTCAGAATTTGGATAGCCCTTACAGATAAGAAAATTGCTGCAGGGACTCTTTTATGCAGATGACATGAGAGATGAttattcttttgtatttatgCAACTCTAAGTGACACCTTAAATGGCCTTTAACTTAGCTCTTTAGTTCTGTTTCATACATAGTTTTTATTATCTGATACTTATTTTATTGCTCATTTACTTCTCCTGAAGTTTCAAATGCTCTTTTCTTGTGTTGTCAGCTGCTCTTGATATAAAGTACTAACATGCTGCATAACATGCAAAGGGCTATGATTCTGCAACATCTCCCCTGTGGTATTACTTGTATCACTACTCTTTATAGcactgtgtttatttaaatatactgtagtgCATATCAATCAGTTAGTCCCCAGCTAGTCTTAGATTATATTAAACATCCGACACAAAATTCTAGTATTTTCCTACTGAGTATATGATAAGGAGTAGAAAGTTTAGCAATTAGTGCAAAACGATGTGAACTCGGTTACAGGTTTAATAAAATGCACTTTTGGCTTTTTCACGACTTACCTTGGGAGCAAAGTGAATTGTGTTGATTGTCACAACCCGACATTAACATTGAAGTTGAAAAGTGTGACGATTGAATTGTGCAATTTTGTGATGGGTCTTTTGCCCAGGATCTGAATGTTGAGCAACTTTTGTCCGTCCACTCCCATTCATCATGCATGAGTCCGATCCAAAAGGTTTTATTCATTCCTTTCACAAGCACTTGTTGGTTTTGCGTCTGTTCACGGATGCTGACTAAGTCATGGAAGTATCTTCTGCAGTACTGCTGTGCCTGACACCAGTTCTTTCTCACATTTTCAATCAGGTGGTAATTGCCATctgcaaaatcaaaaatgttggttgtattaatttatttatttatttttccacaacAGAAACTAATACATTAGAAATGTAGCTGTAGttcagttttgttcattttatcaGTAATGTGAATACTGATAAGGTGCCATTTGCTGTCATTAGGAAGTTAATTGTATGTTCATGCTGAACTGTTTAAAACAAATCCCTTAAGCTGAGGGAAGAGGGGCAGGAAGCCTCAATATTCAGGACATCCTTctttatttgaacaaaaaagCCTGGACACACATGCGTTATATTATATTCAACGTGTTgttattttaacattcattaattctattctactttattttattatcacaaCTCCCCCTGTGCTGCTAcactgtgtgctgctgtgtcgaTCCTGAGTTCCCCCTATGGGGGATCAATAGaggttcatcttatcttatcttatgttattTATGAGGAATCCATCCACGTTTacttcttgaaaaagaaaaaaaaaatgtttagtttactACCTAACCTCATTCTCAAACATGCCTGCTGTTTCATTAATAGAAGtcttcatatttaaaatatattataataataatgagtgaTGCTGAAACTTACCCTTGTGGCACATGAAAGCGTTTCTGTCTGAACAGTTGAAACTTGTCAATGTGTTATTTTGAATAGCTCCACATTTTTGCTCCCCATTTGTTAGAGTCACACTTGATACATTGTGTGTAACAGGGACGCCATCCGACCAAGTTGTAATGTTTTTTCGTCTCCTACTCAGACCAAGCCAGGCGCTTGTCAAATGCAATCTGTCCTCCCTAAATTTTTTCAGGTATTCGGCATCCTCGTCATCATACAGAGTTACTAATGATTGATTTATCAGATTACATTCCTTTAAGGAATCCCACCATCCATTTTTAACAATGCCATTGTAATTGAACAGTCGTAAACGATGAGATGCAAATGTGAAGTGAACAAATcctgtaacaaaaaaaacaacaatattttattattcacaagtgtacatttaaaatatatatatatatatatatatatatatatatatatatatgtgtgtgtgttttttaactgtTAAGTAAAACCTCAGTGTGCTTAATCTTTTTCCCACCTCTCAGATGCACACATTATTTGTACAGCTGTTGCCTGTTAAAGTGTAGGTAGCATGTAGAAGTCCTAAGAAGTCTGTCTTATTCAAAACTActcatgaaaaagaaactggCTTTCAGAAATATTTGAAGGTCCTGAAACTCGTACACTGACATGGATTTACAGTGTGTGCTGTGTACTGAATTTCATGGGTAGACCAAGACCAAGAAAGAAACCCTTACCTGAACACAGCATGAACAACACAAGGGTCATCTTCACAGTTAAGATAAGGTTTGTGCGGTGGAAAGACTAAATGAAAGTGCAGAGATAAATAAAAGTAACTGATCGTGCAGTTAACAAGGGTACTAATTCTTAACTGCATATCCATACTTTGTATATACTAGGTTTGACTTAAAATTCAGCAATGTAATTCAGCTAATCTAACTCCTGTTGTGaattaaaatctttttctcttttctctcatgatttttttaaagtctcttACCTGCTGAAGCCCCAGGCAGAGTGCTGTCAGCCTGGTTATTTAGTTTTGGTGTTCCAGGTTTTATATCCCGTGGCAGGGTGATGTAACCTAACTAGAAgcaacaggtttttttaatttatttttatttttttactgtcatcAGGTATACTGTTGTTCATAGAGATGCATTTGTTTAATATTCAAATCATGGCACCTGGAGTGGAGCCAGTCAAATACATATAGTGCAGGCATTTACTGTACGAATAGCCCTGTGTATCAGGTAATGCCACATATGTAAATTCATTGACATGATGAAGAATCGAGAGGTCGGGGTAATGTCTCTTCATGAGATCTGTGTATTCATTTTAAGGCGTCATTTTAAGTCTTTACTAATCTTAAAACCAAAACGaatgtttcctttgtttgtttttttagaccCCTGGTCTACCCGCTTTACCATTTAACTAGTTTAAttcagttttatgttttatgtgatcaaaatatttaaatgcacTACACtttattttatactgtatagtacattttttattgtaatttcagTAGTCCATGTCCAGTGAATAACCTTAAATGGTACAAAGGCAAGTAGCGCTGccaaaggtaaaaacaaaaaagaaagaaaaaagttttaaaaaactgaaggGGAAACAGGCCTTTTTCACTGTTGAAGCTTTCCATCAGCAGTGGAAGTAATTGAAGCGTTAAAAAATGCTTCCCACAAGTTTCCCAACTTTTGTGTACACATGTGTAACGATTTACAAACCCCCCAGTTTTTACAAAGTGTCTGTGCTGCCTCGCCCCATCAAACCAAACAGCCAGGTTCAAAGTGAAATCTAGTCTCtttattgatttgaatttaaagTACTCCATTAAGAGACAAAATTCTTAACTCTCATCGAAAACAGAATCATTGTCATATCAACTAAATGTTGCATTCATTTCTGAATACAAATGACCAGTGCAGGCATACAAACAAAAGATACAATGCAGTACATTAGGCCTGATTTACAATatgtttaaaattaatttatttcctctgggcaaaaaaactaaaaaacaacaactagctatttaaatttaaaacatgaCGAAACGTTGAAACATATTGTATTACCACATAGTGCATCCACAGCCACATGCAAATGCAGGGATCAGGAACAGAGTTTCGGCTTGTTTATCTGCATACAGtctcacatttgaatttgaataggATCACTGTATACTTGCAAATGTGTCTACCACTCACTGGTTATTTGCAAATGAAAGTATTTGGACTCCTCACAAAAGTTGAACCATGGTTTTATAGGAGAACAGGGTGATTTCTTAACAGCTGCTCTTcagtaaagtacaaatacatTGCTCatgtaatgtatgtaatgtttttgttcctcACAATCTTAACTTCAGcacataacatttttaaatgtaaaaatggatACTATATTAAAGTGCCAAGTCTTACCTTTAATGTCAGTAGGTTTACATTAGGGAACCAAACGCCTCAAAGCTttgactgttgccatggtaactgacACCCAAATCAGTATTGAAAtagagcgccccccccccccccctattatTATCATGGTTGCTAGGTAGTTTGGTCTGGCAGTAGTACAGGAAGCAGTGTAAGTTGTCTCTGCTCCTTTTTATTCGAAAGTTGaaagtcattcattttttgattAGGCCTCTGTGAGCCTTCAAGTTCAGGTTTGTGTGATGTCACCAACTTAGTCTAGTAACAGTAATAACTCAAGTTAAGAGCAGCAGTGATAAGGCTTGAAAGTGCACTGGACAGAATTCtcttatactgtatatcatagttgtttctctctcttgctctctgttGAGGGCACCTTGTGTCCTTTCCACTACCTCCACCAACAGTGGTAACTTAGGGTCAGTCTTGTGATTCATCGCCTCCAATTTACAAATCGGCGCATCCCAGTTCGCTTCAGTTTTTGTGTTCTAATTCCAGGGTTATACACAGAGTATTCACTGCCACTAGATGTTGCACTACCAGCATTTCAGACTAAATTAAATGCTCTGTTGGCCACTCCTTCGCCCTCCTTTGTGTTCTCAGCAAGGTGTTGACTATTCAGTCAATGGGTTTTGAGAAGCCTGATGGAACAGCCTCTGCCTCAAAACAAGCCAACAACCCGAAAAATTCCAGCCAGCAGTTGTGCAgaattgtgacattttatcATTGGTTTGGTGCTACTGTTAGTGTCAATGTTCCATGTGAGACTTGTGGTGAGACGTGGTTTTAGAACTGTGCAGCACATTCTTAGCAGATCTGCATGGCGGTTTGCAGATGATCAGCATAGCTGGCACGTTTTGCATAGCTGTGCATTCTGTGTGTAGCctataaactgtaaaaaaaaaaaagtcgtgAAAAAGTCACAACACACGCAGAGGGGTTTCATTCTGTGATGCCATTACTCCACGATTTGTTCACACAGGAAATAAATGTTGGCTGCTATATTGTTTAAAATCTTATATGTAACCTTTACTATTTCCAGACTCACCTAACTGGAAGATATGTGGGTCATTTTGTTCCAATTCGTAGAAACTGTTTGGAGTCTCTGAGGCATAACAATGAAAACTGTTTGACTGCCCCGCTATTCCGTTTCGTCTGGTACTCCCTTGACCACAAGTTGTCAGACAGTAAC
This region of Scophthalmus maximus strain ysfricsl-2021 chromosome 12, ASM2237912v1, whole genome shotgun sequence genomic DNA includes:
- the LOC118283044 gene encoding secretory phospholipase A2 receptor; the encoded protein is MTLVLFMLCSGFVHFTFASHRLRLFNYNGIVKNGWWDSLKECNLINQSLVTLYDDEDAEYLKKFREDRLHLTSAWLGLSRRRKNITTWSDGVPVTHNVSSVTLTNGEQKCGAIQNNTLTSFNCSDRNAFMCHKDGNYHLIENVRKNWCQAQQYCRRYFHDLVSIREQTQNQQVLVKGMNKTFWIGLMHDEWEWTDKSCSTFRSWAKDPSQNCTIQSSHFSTSMLMSGCDNQHNSLCSQGHVRIIVIRENLTWEQALDYCEANHTGLLRIEDANDQRAVHQRLNYTDGGGPFWIGLRQSRVFGFWIWSDRTVTYSNWKNGKQPEMPLSNNCGAIYTTDHTWGDVNCSHQLPFICEEEISFMKTKIVT